A window of Funiculus sociatus GB2-C1 contains these coding sequences:
- a CDS encoding tetratricopeptide repeat protein translates to MPPVGALPTSTPIKVAQAPQAVDSVNQGLQMIQQGKVSEAIASFQRATKLDPKLAPAHYNLGLALRQAGQLQPSADAFYQATQADPKFALAFANLGAALLEGNNLQQAGDYLVRALEIDPKLGVAHYNLGLVREQQGDWEKAIASFKKAMQLSPNAPEPAYHLGLSYLQQNKTNEAKKAFQQALEISPKYPEAHYNLGSILMNQGKLDEALNAFRQAAEANSNYANAYYAAGLVFLRQGKYSDAQQLLQYAKDLYAAQGNTQWVRNSQELLQRAQNPN, encoded by the coding sequence ATGCCCCCGGTTGGCGCTTTACCAACTTCCACGCCTATAAAAGTCGCCCAAGCGCCACAGGCGGTGGATTCGGTAAATCAGGGTTTGCAGATGATTCAACAGGGGAAAGTATCAGAAGCGATCGCATCCTTTCAACGCGCCACCAAACTCGATCCCAAACTGGCACCAGCGCATTACAATTTAGGACTAGCTTTGCGGCAGGCGGGACAATTGCAACCATCGGCGGATGCCTTTTACCAAGCGACACAAGCCGATCCCAAATTTGCCTTAGCTTTTGCCAATTTAGGCGCGGCGCTGCTGGAGGGCAACAATTTACAGCAGGCGGGTGATTATTTAGTACGGGCGCTGGAAATCGACCCCAAGTTGGGGGTAGCGCATTACAATCTGGGTTTGGTCAGGGAACAGCAAGGAGATTGGGAGAAAGCGATCGCATCTTTTAAAAAAGCTATGCAGTTGAGTCCAAATGCACCAGAACCTGCTTATCATTTGGGCTTATCTTATTTGCAACAAAATAAAACTAACGAAGCTAAAAAAGCATTTCAACAAGCCCTAGAAATTAGCCCCAAATACCCTGAAGCTCACTACAATCTCGGTTCAATTTTAATGAATCAAGGAAAATTAGACGAAGCTTTAAACGCTTTTCGCCAAGCAGCCGAAGCTAATTCTAATTACGCCAATGCCTACTATGCAGCAGGTTTAGTATTTTTGCGCCAAGGCAAATACAGCGATGCTCAGCAATTACTACAATACGCCAAAGACCTCTACGCTGCTCAAGGTAACACCCAGTGGGTAAGGAATTCTCAGGAATTATTGCAAAGAGCGCAAAATCCTAATTAA